The region TGAACTTTGACTTCCTGGCCCTGAACATCGTGGGCTTCACACTCTACAGCATGTTCAACTGCGGCCTCTACTTCATCGAGGGCCTGCAGAAGGAGTACGAGGCTCGGCACCCTCTGGGCCTGAATCCTGTGATGCTCAACGACGTGGTGTTCTCCCTGCACGCCATGTTCGCCACCACCATTACGATCCTGCAGTGCTTCTTCTATCAGGTAATATTGAATGGTTGATCAGTGATTAACTGGGAATTTCCTTAAAAGCTTATCGCCAAAGTGACAATCATTGGCGAATCGAACTGCCATCAAGTACTGAACACTAATTGGCGTTAATCAAAATAGCAATTAAAGTGAATCACATGGGATGTACTAGATAAGCAGTATGATAGTATTTATCATATAGTTTTTGCTTAGTTTTTACAAGGGCCTAACTATAGATGTTTATTTGTTATATCTATGCAGAGGGCGCAGCAAAGGGTGTCGTTTATCGCCTATGGCATCCTGGCAATCTTTGCCGTGGTCGTCATTGTGTCCGCCGGCTTGGCCGGAGGCTCCGTCATCCACTGGCTGGACTTCCTGTACTACTGCAGCTACGTCAAGCTGACCATCACCATCATAAAGTACGTGCCGCAGGCTCTGATGAACTACCGAAGGAAGAGCACTTCCGGCTGGAGCATCGGCAACATCCTGTTGGACTTCACTGGCGGTACCCTGAGCATGCTGCAGATGATCCTGAATGCCCATAACTACGGTATGAGCTAGTCCATCAAGAAATGCTTGCGACTGAACTTGCGTTTGGCTTTCAGACGACTGGGTGTCCATATTCGGAGATCCCACCAAATTCGGACTGGGCCTGTTCTCGGTGCTCTTCGATGTCTTCTTCATGCTGCAGCACTATGTGTTTTACAGGTACGGATAAAAAGTAACGTACTGAAGGAAACAGTAGAAGATATTTTAGAGATCATTAAGTCACCTCTTCATTGTACACTTCTCATCATTGTGCTGTTTTGCATTTCTTCCCCAGGCACTCGAGGGAATCCTCGAGTTCTGACCTCACTACCGTGACAGAGGCCCCGAATCGACCAAACGAGCCGAGCGACGTGACGACTGAGAAATATTAGAGCTGTAATATTATGTGTGCAGTAGAAGACTTTTGTGCCAGTAGTGCTTTTTGTACATTCTAGActtgtaaatatatttgtacGCCCTAGCTGCATAAGCTTTATATAGTTGGTCTCTTTTAATTTAACATGGCCTCAAATGGGGTTTCAAtcagaaaaaaatacaagattCTTTGTATTCTAGAAGCCGGCTCTGCTACGGAACTCTTGCCAACCATTCAAAGGGATATCTAGTGAAACGAGTTGCTTTTGTGTG is a window of Drosophila biarmipes strain raj3 chromosome 3R, RU_DBia_V1.1, whole genome shotgun sequence DNA encoding:
- the LOC108031838 gene encoding cystinosin homolog, which codes for MNKKTLETRMDRHVGSFYLALLLLATAAPGNAQTSLLTVDSHDITVLLNTNETFVVFANGLITSEVHVTLDTDSEDHLDLDPASFVYPAGGAQNQSVMITGLSAGYVKVTADSSDAANAEIVKDVFVRVTVAKSRALIYTSIVFGWVYFVAWSVSFYPQIWINYRRKSVEGLNFDFLALNIVGFTLYSMFNCGLYFIEGLQKEYEARHPLGLNPVMLNDVVFSLHAMFATTITILQCFFYQRAQQRVSFIAYGILAIFAVVVIVSAGLAGGSVIHWLDFLYYCSYVKLTITIIKYVPQALMNYRRKSTSGWSIGNILLDFTGGTLSMLQMILNAHNYDDWVSIFGDPTKFGLGLFSVLFDVFFMLQHYVFYRHSRESSSSDLTTVTEAPNRPNEPSDVTTEKY